In one window of Brassica rapa cultivar Chiifu-401-42 chromosome A07, CAAS_Brap_v3.01, whole genome shotgun sequence DNA:
- the LOC103829021 gene encoding non-classical arabinogalactan protein 31: MGFLGKSVLVSLIALWCFTSSAFTEEVNHVTQTPSSAPAPAPYHHGHHHPHPPHPHHPHPHPPAKAPVKPPVSPPAKPPVKPPVYPPAKAPVKPPTKPPVKPPVSPPAKPPVKPPVYPPTKAPVKPPVKPPVKPPVSPPAKPPVKPPVYPPTKAPTKPPTKPPVKPPVSPPAKPPVKPPVYPPKFNRSLVAVQGTVFCKSCKYASYDSLTGAKPVEGAKVRLVCKSKKNIVAETETDKNGYFLLLAPKTVTNFGFRGCRAYLVKSKDYKCNKVSKLFGGDVGAVLKPVKTPGKSSVVINKLTYGVFNVGPFAFDPVCPK; the protein is encoded by the exons atgGGGTTCTTGGGTAAGAGTGTATTGGTGAGTCTCATTGCACTTTGGTGCTTCACTTCCTCTGCCTTCACTGAAGAAGTGAACCATGTGACTCAAACACCTTCCTCTGCTCCTGCTCCGGCTCCTTACCACCACGGCCACCACCACCCACACCCTCCCCATCCCCACCATCCTCACCCGCACCCTCCGGCAAAAGCCCCTGTTAAGCCACCGGTTTCTCCACCAGCTAAACCTCCGGTTAAGCCTCCAGTTTACCCTCCAGCCAAAGCCCCAGTCAAGCCCCCAACTAAGCCCCCTGTTAAACCACCAGTTTCTCCACCAGCCAAACCTCCGGTTAAGCCCCCGGTTTACCCTCCGACCAAAGCCCCGGTTAAGCCCCCAGTTAAACCTCCAGTTAAGCCACCAGTTTCACCACCAGCCAAGCCTCCGGTTAAGCCCCCTGTTTACCCTCCGACCAAAGCCCCTACTAAGCCCCCAACTAAACCCCCGGTTAAGCCTCCTGTCTCTCCTCCAGCCAAGCCACCGGTGAAGCCACCGGTTTACCCGCCGAAGTTTAACAGGAGCCTAGTCGCCGTTCAGGGTACGGTCTTCTGCAAAAGCTGCAAATACGCTTCTTACGACTCGCTCACTGGCGCCAAACCAGTTGAAG GTGCAAAGGTGAGACTAGTTTGTAAGAGCAAGAAGAACATAGTCGCAGAGACCGAGACAGACAAGAACGGATACTTCTTGTTGTTGGCTCCGAAGACGGTGACCAACTTCGGTTTCAGAGGATGTCGTGCGTATCTTGTGAAATCAAAGGACTACAAATGCAATAAAGTCTCCAAGCTCTTCGGTGGAGATGTCGGCGCCGTACTCAAGCCGGTGAAAACGCCGGGAAAATCTTCGGTGGTCATTAACAAACTCACCTACGGTGTCTTTAACGTCGGTCCTTTTGCGTTCGACCCAGTATGCCCCAAATGA
- the LOC103829022 gene encoding VQ motif-containing protein 4 has translation MERYKDASMNLIPSPRCHNNNNSCSMSSSTESNNKPPTTPTRQVTTRSESGNPYPTTFVQADTSSFKQVVQMLTGSSDRPKQHNTSSLKPNPTHQPDPRSSPSQFSIPPIKAVNKKQSSSSSSGFRLYERRNSMKNLKINPLNPVFNPVNSAFSPRKPEILSPSILDFPSLVLSPVTPLIPDPFNRSGSSSQSPDEAEEKAMKERGFYLHPSPATTPMDSEPRLLPLFPVTSPRVSGSSTDSSS, from the coding sequence ATGGAGAGATACAAAGATGCTTCAATGAATCTGATTCCATCTCCTCGAtgccacaacaacaacaacagctgCAGTATGAGCAGCAGCACTGAGAGCAACAACAAACCACCCACAACTCCGACCCGACAGGTAACCACTAGATCCGAATCCGGAAACCCATACCCAACCACTTTCGTCCAAGCCGACACTTCTTCCTTCAAACAAGTCGTCCAGATGCTAACCGGATCCTCAGACAGACCCAAACAACACAACACCTCCTCTCTCAAACCCAACCCGACCCATCAACCCGACCCGAGATCCTCTCCTTCCCAATTCTCAATCCCTCCAATCAAAGCCGTAAACAAGAAACagtcttcctcctcctcctcagggTTCCGTCTCTACGAGCGCCGTAACTCGATGAAGAATCTCAAAATCAACCCGCTAAACCCGGTTTTCAACCCGGTTAACTCAGCCTTCTCGCCCCGGAAACCCGAGATCCTCTCTCCAAGCATCCTCGATTTCCCGTCTCTCGTTTTGAGCCCCGTCACTCCTCTTATACCCGACCCGTTTAATCGATCCGGGTCATCGAGTCAGAGCCCCGACGAGGCCGAGGAGAAGGCTATGAAAGAGAGAGGCTTTTATTTGCATCCGTCTCCGGCGACAACTCCGATGGACTCAGAGCctcgtcttcttcctctgtttccGGTGACTTCTCCTCGGGTCTCAGGTTCTTCCACAGATTCTAGTTCTTGA